One part of the Vitis riparia cultivar Riparia Gloire de Montpellier isolate 1030 chromosome 15, EGFV_Vit.rip_1.0, whole genome shotgun sequence genome encodes these proteins:
- the LOC117932379 gene encoding cell division protein FtsY homolog, chloroplastic — protein MASPSPFVRSLSASPTPPSLFAFNLPRTRFAPKPPSAPRFTCQAGQTGFFTRLGRLIKEKTKSDVEKLFSGFSKTRDNLAVIDELLLYWNLADTDRVLDELEEALLVSDFGPRITIKIVESLRDDILAGKLKSGSEIKDALKKSVLDLLTKKGSKTALQLGFRKPAVVIIVGVNGGGKTTSLGKLAYKLKKEGAKVLMAAGDTFRAAASDQLEIWAERTGCEIVVAEGEKAKASSVLSQAVKRGKEQGFDIVLCDTSGRLHTNYSLMEELIACKKAVGKVVSGAPNEILLVLDGTTGLNMLPQAREFNEVVGISGLILTKLDGSARGGCVVSVVDELGIPVKFVGVGEGVEDLQPFDAEVFVNAIFS, from the exons ATGGCTTCTCCCTCCCCCTTCGTTCGCTCACTCTCAGCTTCTCCAACGCCACCCTCCCTCTTCGCCTTCAACCTCCCCCGAACCCGGTTCGCCCCCAAGCCCCCCTCCGCACCCCGCTTCACGTGCCAAGCAGGCCAGACCGGGTTCTTCACCCGGCTCGGCCGCCTCATCAAGGAAAAGACCAAGAGCGACGTCGAGAAACTCTTCTCCGGCTTCTCCAAAACCCGAGACAACCTCGCCGTCATCGACGAGCTCCTCCTTTACTGGAACCTCGCCGACACCGATCGAGTCCTCGATGAGCTCGAAgag GCTCTTCTGGTGTCTGATTTTGGGCCTCGAATCACGATTAAGATCGTGGAGAGCTTGCGAGACGATATATTAGCGGGGAAGCTCAAATCAGGAAGCGAAATCAAG GATGCTTTAAAGAAGAGTGTGCTGGATTTGTTAACTAAGAAAGGGAGTAAAACAGCGCTTCAACTTGGATTcag GAAACCAGCTGTAGTGATTATTGTTGGTGTCAATGGTGGTGGCAAGACTACATCTCTTG GAAAGCTGGCCTATAAGTTGAAGAAAGAAGGGGCTAAG GTATTAATGGCAGCAGGAGACACATTTAGAGCAGCTGCTAGTGATCAGTTGGAGATATGGGCTGAGAGGACTGGTTGTGAGATTGTTGTAGCTGAAGGAGAGAAGGCCAAAGCATCATCAG TTCTTTCACAGGCCGTAAAGAGAGGGAAAGAACAAGGTTTTGACATCGTTCTGTGTGATACATCTGGAC GTCTTCACACTAATTACAGCCTGATGGAAGAGTTGATTGCATGTAAGAAAGCTGTGGGCAAAGTTGTTTCTGGTGCACCCAAT GAGATACTGCTAGTTCTGGATGGGACCACTGGTTTGAACATGCTTCCACAAGCAAGAGAGTTCAACGAG GTTGTTGGGATAAGTGGTTTGATTTTGACAAAGCTTGATGGTTCTGCCAGAGGTGGCTGTGTG GTCAGTGTGGTTGATGAGCTTGGCATCCCTGTAAAGTTTGTGGGTGTAGGTGAAGGTGTCGAAGACCTACAGCCTTTTGATGCTGAGGTCTTTGTTAATGCCATATTTTCATGA
- the LOC117932401 gene encoding BON1-associated protein 2 yields the protein MEAASGVVEITVISGEDLRVNSRRPVKKNAFAVVRTDSKNYQMTTVDKEGGSYSTWNEKLVMNLPAHARFLTVEVHCKTSSGDRVIGTARVPVSDFSGGSTPESYLHFLSYRLRDDKGERNGIVNLSVRMKVPERVVPVMAAPPQRMWPETVVGGWDCAGVVMGVPVRSSYRTVQV from the coding sequence ATGGAGGCCGCTTCAGGGGTCGTGGAAATCACTGTAATCTCCGGCGAGGACTTAAGGGTAAACTCGAGGAGGCCAGTGAAGAAGAATGCCTTTGCCGTTGTGAGAACCGATTCCAAGAACTATCAGATGACGACGGTCGACAAAGAAGGGGGAAGCTACTCGACGTGGAATGAGAAGCTGGTGATGAACTTGCCGGCTCACGCGAGGTTCTTGACGGTGGAGGTGCATTGCAAGACTTCGTCCGGCGACAGGGTCATCGGAACTGCGAGGGTTCCGGTGTCCGACTTTTCCGGAGGGTCGACGCCGGAGAGCTACTTGCATTTCTTGAGCTACAGGTTGAGGGACGACAAGGGTGAAAGGAACGGGATTGTGAATCTGTCCGTAAGAATGAAGGTGCCGGAGCGTGTGGTTCCCGTGATGGCTGCGCCGCCGCAGCGGATGTGGCCGGAGACTGTGGTGGGTGGCTGGGATTGCGCTGGAGTAGTGATGGGTGTGCCTGTTCGCTCCTCGTATCGGACGGTTCAAGTTTGA
- the LOC117932627 gene encoding uncharacterized protein LOC117932627, giving the protein METFLGWFYKAFQPQKFSSLCGSPGGPPVTAQRLRLKDGRFLAYSESGVPKDKAQFKIILAHGFTGSRLDFLRASPEIIEEMGIYMVGYDRAGHGESDPNTRKWLGSEASDVEELADALELGQKFYLVGTSMGGYVVWACLKYIPHRLAGAALVAPVINYRWPRFPKDLSKEAYYQQAVGDQWLLRVAYYAPWLLNWWVNQSWLPSPTVIQGNTFLPNHLDSQFRDRAISSGIFHQRRNISTLQGENESLHRDLMVMFGKWEFDPMDLPPPCFPVHLWQGCEDGIVPASLQKYVSQRVGWIKYHEVPGGGHFLNAIPGFDDHLLKTLLLQPSSGSFEISGIEDAEVRMPSDEFERISGNEESTVMLQKISLGAVEEQDVLVGHTKNFERALPADFVKLYKNFHDDEKVRTKANDVVASDSQGLVIEGKIEAAPDSASAHAESTESDWQLVKGLLLQFQHADCSLLPIRVSQRRIVPRWARHWNPRNHGKLSTLAAIAEAVAIHGIESFDPILKSLWKDIWSRIRKALAMRIKITQQQNSSEIDEREEMEQPPTAMPFSRLFACIYRSDWVNASGAVRAEYLRAFAAKIRERRFMVRGLGRILAHNMATFLGKVVQPQKSKLCGSLGGPPVTAQRIRLKDGRWLAYSETGVPRGKAKFKIILAHGFTGSRLDLLRASPEIIEEMGIYMVCYDRAGHGESDPNPRRWLGSEASDVEELADALELGKKFYVVGTSMGGYVAWACLKYIPDRLAGAALLAPVINYRWPGFPKDLSKEAYYQQAVGDQWLLRVAYYAPWLLNWWVNQSWLPSPTVIQGNTFLPNHLDSQFRDRAISSGIFHQRRNISTLQGEHESLHRDLMVMFGKWEFDPMDHLPPPSFPVHLWQGCEDGIVPASLQKHISQRVGWIKYHEVLDGGHFLNAIPGFDDHLLKTLLLQP; this is encoded by the exons ATGGAAACTTTTCTAGGTTGGTTCTACAAGGCGTTTCAACCCCAGAAGTTCTCTAGTTTATGTGGTTCACCAGGCGGCCCTCCGGTCACAGCGCAGAGACTCCGTTTAAAGGATGGGCGGTTCCTGGCTTACTCGGAGAGTGGAGTGCCTAAGGACAAAGCCCAGTTTAAGATCATCCTCGCCCATGGCTTTACTGGCTCAAGGCTCGACTTTCTCAGAGCTTCTCCG GAAATAATAGAAGAGATGGGCATATACATGGTGGGCTACGATAGAGCTGGGCATGGGGAGAGCGATCCAAACACTAGGAAATGGTTGGGAAGTGAAGCCTCTGATGTTGAAGAGCTTGCAGATGCTTTGGAGCTGGGCCAAAAGTTTTATTTGGTGGGAACGTCAATGGGTGGGTATGTGGTTTGGGCATGCCTCAAATACATTCCACACAG ATTGGCAGGAGCAGCACTGGTCGCGCCTGTTATAAATTATAGGTGGCCTAGGTTCCCCAAGGATTTGTCAAAGGAGGCTTACTACCAGCAGGCAGTGGGAGACCAGTGGCTACTGAGAGTGGCATACTACGCTCCATGGCTTCTAAACTGGTGGGTGAACCAGTCTTGGTTACCTTCTCCCACAGTCATCCAAGGCAACACTTTCCTCCCCAATCACCTAGACTCTCAGTTTCGCGATCGAGCTATATCCTCAGGGATTTTCCATCAG AGGAGGAACATATCTACCCTACAAGGTGAAAACGAGTCGCTGCACAGGGACTTAATGGTGATGTTTGGGAAGTGGGAATTTGATCCGATGGACTTGCCGCCGCCATGTTTTCCTGTTCACCTTTGGCAAGGGTGTGAAGACGGCATAGTGCCGGCCAGCCTGCAGAAGTATGTAAGCCAGCGTGTGGGTTGGATCAAGTATCATGAAGTCCCAGGAGGTGGGCACTTTCTGAATGCCATACCGGGATTTGATGATCATCTTCTCAAAACGCTGTTGCTTCAGCCTT CTTCTGGGTCCTTTGAGATATCGGGTATTGAGGATGCTGAAGTTAGAATGCCAAGTGACGAGTTTGAGAGAATTTCAGGAAATGAAGAGAGCACAGTCATGTTACAAAAGATTTCTCTTGGTGCTGTAGAAGAGCAAGATGTTTTGGTAGGACATACGAAGAACTTTGAGAGGGCACTTCCAGCTGATTTCGTGAAGCTATATAAGAATTTTCA TGATGATGAAAAAGTGAGAACCAAGGCAAATGATGTTGTAGCTTCTGATTCTCAGGGTTTGGTAATTGAAGGGAAGATTGAGGCTGCCCCAGACTCTGCTTCTGCACATGCTGAAAGCACTGAATCGGACTGGCAGCTGGTGAAGGGCTTACTGCTTCAGTTTCAACACGCGGACTGTTCTCTATTACCTATCCGAGTGTCTCAGAGACG GATTGTGCCACGTTGGGCGCGTCATTGGAATCCTAGAAATCATGGCAAGCTCAGTACACTG GCTGCTATAGCTGAAGCTGTTGCCATACACGGTATTGAGAGTTTTGATCCAATCTTGAAGTCATTGTGGAAGGATATCTGGTCGCGCATAAGGAAGGCGCTGGCG ATGAGAATAAAAATCACCCAGCAACAAAACAGTTCGGAGATTGACGAGAGAGAGGAGATGGAGCAGCCGCCGACGGCTATGCCTTTCTCACGGCTCTTTGCTTGCATCTACAGATCAGATTGGGTTAACGCGTCTGGTGCTGTTCGTGCTGAGTATTTGCGTGCCTTTGCTGCCAAGATAAGGGAAAGAAGATTCATG GTCCGGGGACTAGGAAGGATCCTTGCTCACAACATGGCAACTTTTCTAGGCAAAGTGGTTCAGCCCCAGAAATCTAAGTTATGTGGTTCACTAGGCGGCCCCCCGGTGACAGCCCAGAGAATCCGATTAAAGGATGGGAGGTGGCTCGCTTACTCGGAGACTGGGGTGCCTAGGGGCAAAGCCAAGTTTAAGATCATCCTTGCCCATGGCTTTACTGGCTCCAGGCTCGACCTTCTCAGAGCTTCCCCT GAAATAATAGAAGAGATGGGCATATACATGGTCTGTTACGACAGAGCCGGGCATGGGGAGAGTGATCCAAACCCTAGGAGATGGTTGGGAAGTGAAGCCTCTGATGTTGAAGAGCTTGCAGATGCTTTAGAGCTGGGCAAGAAGTTTTATGTGGTGGGAACTTCGATGGGTGGTTACGTAGCTTGGGCATGCCTCAAGTACATACCAGACAG ATTGGCAGGAGCAGCACTGCTTGCGCCTGTTATAAATTATAGGTGGCCTGGATTCCCCAAGGATTTGTCGAAGGAGGCTTACTATCAACAGGCGGTGGGAGACCAGTGGCTACTGAGAGTGGCATACTATGCTCCATGGCTGCTAAATTGGTGGGTGAACCAATCTTGGTTACCTTCTCCCACAGTCATCCAAGGCAACACTTTCCTCCCCAATCACCTAGACTCTCAGTTTCGCGACCGAGCTATATCCTCAGGGATTTTCCATCAG AGGAGGAACATATCTACCCTACAAGGTGAACATGAGTCGTTGCACCGGGACTTAATGGTGATGTTTGGGAAGTGGGAATTTGATCCAATGGATCACTTGCCGCCGCCATCTTTTCCAGTTCACCTTTGGCAAGGATGCGAAGATGGCATCGTGCCAGCTAGCCTACAAAAACATATAAGCCAGCGTGTGGGTTGGATCAAGTATCATGAAGTCCTAGATGGTGGACATTTCCTGAATGCCATACCAGGATTTGATGATCATCTTCTAAAAACTCTACTGCTTCAGCCTTGA